The genomic window TGGTGGAACCTGCGTTTCCGCGGAAACGCGAGAGCTTGTCCAGTGCCTCGTCGAGGCGGGAGATGGTCGCCGACGCCGTGGCGGCGTTGTCGACCGAAAGCTGCGTGGTCAGCACGCCGAGGTTGGCCGCGGAAATGGTGTCCAGCCGTATCTGGACTATCTCGCCGGCGTTCGCCCCTACCTGCAATGTCAGGCCGGAAGCCATGCTCCCGTCCAGCAACTTCTTCGTGTTGTACTGGGCGGCGTCGCCGATGCGCGTGATCTCGTCCGAGAGCCTGTGCAACTCCTGGGTCACGTGGTCGCGATCCGAGCCGGTGAGCGTGTCGTTGGCGGCCTGGACCGCCAGTTCGCGCATGCGCTGCAGGATCTCCTGGACCTCGCCCATGCTCGCCTCGGCGGTCTGGACGAGGTTGACCCCGTCCTGGGCATTGCCGGTCGCCTGGCCCAGGCCCCTGACCTGGCCCTGGAACTTCTCGGCGATGGCCTGGCCGGCCGCGTCGTCAGCGGAGCGATTGATCCGGAGACCGGACGAAAGCTCGGTGATCGAGCGACCCAAACGCTCGGTCTTGGTAGCCAGGACGGTATGAACGCTCCTGGCCACGACATTCTCGTGGACCCGAAGTCCCACAGGGAACCTCCTTGTCTGGGACACCGACGGATCCCTCCATGGATCCGCCCCAAGGGCAGCGAGTGTCGAACCCTGAACGATTCGACCACCCGTCAACCAGGCCGGCCTGAACTCCGTCTGGTTTTGTAGAGGCCTGAACTCCTCTACCTGTAATCATTATACCACTCGATCGGGCTAAAACATCGTCATCAC from Candidatus Tanganyikabacteria bacterium includes these protein-coding regions:
- a CDS encoding flagellin FliC, with the translated sequence MGLRVHENVVARSVHTVLATKTERLGRSITELSSGLRINRSADDAAGQAIAEKFQGQVRGLGQATGNAQDGVNLVQTAEASMGEVQEILQRMRELAVQAANDTLTGSDRDHVTQELHRLSDEITRIGDAAQYNTKKLLDGSMASGLTLQVGANAGEIVQIRLDTISAANLGVLTTQLSVDNAATASATISRLDEALDKLSRFRGNAGSTINRLEHSISDLGVMYAKMSSSGSRITDLDMASAASRLATNQLLTQSSTAMLAQANAQPQSVLALLR